One genomic window of Aliiroseovarius sp. M344 includes the following:
- the rfbA gene encoding glucose-1-phosphate thymidylyltransferase RfbA, translating to MTNRKGIILAGGSGTRLYPITMSVSKQLLPIYDKPMIFYPISALMLAGIREVAIITTPQDQDQFIRVLGDGSQLGMSFTYIEQPSPDGLAQAYILAEDFLDGAPSALVLGDNIFFGHGLPQLLAEASEREIGGTVFGYQVADPERYGVVDFDDSGKVVSIIEKPEVPPSNHAVTGLYFLDGTAPERAKKVKPSARGELEITSLLEMYLQEDQLSVQLMGRGYAWLDTGTHGSLLDAGNFVRTLEKRQGQQVGCLEEIAFENGWISARALQERGDLFAKNDYGRYLLRLANSKR from the coding sequence ATGACCAACCGAAAAGGTATTATTCTCGCCGGCGGCTCGGGAACAAGGCTGTATCCGATTACCATGTCGGTCTCGAAGCAACTGCTGCCGATTTACGATAAGCCTATGATATTCTATCCCATTAGTGCGTTGATGCTGGCTGGAATTCGCGAGGTCGCAATCATCACGACGCCACAGGATCAGGATCAATTCATCCGCGTCCTTGGTGACGGCAGCCAGCTTGGCATGTCTTTCACCTATATCGAACAACCTTCACCGGACGGGTTGGCACAGGCCTATATCCTGGCCGAAGACTTTCTGGACGGCGCGCCTTCAGCGCTGGTGCTGGGTGACAATATTTTCTTCGGTCACGGACTTCCCCAATTGCTGGCTGAAGCCAGCGAACGGGAAATTGGTGGAACAGTCTTCGGCTATCAAGTGGCAGACCCGGAACGTTATGGTGTCGTGGATTTCGACGATAGCGGTAAGGTCGTATCTATCATCGAAAAACCAGAGGTGCCGCCATCCAACCATGCTGTTACGGGACTATATTTTCTTGATGGAACCGCGCCAGAGCGCGCGAAGAAGGTGAAACCGTCTGCTCGCGGCGAACTTGAAATAACGTCCTTACTTGAGATGTACCTGCAAGAAGACCAGCTGTCGGTTCAACTGATGGGCCGAGGTTATGCCTGGTTGGATACTGGCACGCATGGCAGTTTGCTTGATGCAGGTAACTTCGTTCGCACGCTGGAGAAGCGGCAAGGACAACAAGTTGGTTGTTTGGAAGAAATCGCATTCGAGAATGGCTGGATAAGC
- the rfbD gene encoding dTDP-4-dehydrorhamnose reductase — protein sequence MKVLVFGKTGQVATELQRQADVISLGREHADLSNPKACADAILACDADVVINAAAYTAVDKAEEDEELATIINGEAPAAMASAAAKRGIPFLHVSTDYVFDGTGDQPWKTSDPVAPTNAYGRSKLAGENGVRASGGNHAILRTSWVFSAHGNNFVKTMLRLSESHTELNIVGDQVGGPTSAADIANALLVMAQAMVSGQTGGTYHFSGKPSASWAEFANEIFLQAGRPTKVSAIPTIDYPTPAARPLNSRLDCSTLVQDFGINAPDWKHALAAVLTDLGQKSAAPLFYEGKQL from the coding sequence ATGAAGGTGCTTGTGTTTGGGAAGACGGGCCAAGTGGCAACTGAACTTCAGCGGCAAGCTGACGTGATTTCGCTTGGTCGCGAACACGCTGATCTTTCGAACCCCAAGGCTTGCGCCGATGCCATTCTTGCATGTGATGCCGATGTGGTGATCAACGCCGCCGCCTACACGGCTGTCGACAAGGCGGAAGAGGACGAAGAATTAGCCACGATAATAAACGGGGAAGCACCCGCCGCAATGGCAAGTGCTGCGGCTAAGCGAGGCATTCCCTTTCTACATGTCTCAACTGATTATGTTTTTGACGGCACCGGTGATCAACCCTGGAAAACTAGCGATCCGGTCGCGCCGACAAACGCCTATGGTCGCTCAAAGCTTGCTGGTGAAAACGGTGTGCGGGCAAGTGGCGGAAATCATGCGATCCTGCGAACCAGTTGGGTTTTTTCAGCTCACGGCAACAATTTCGTCAAGACGATGCTGCGCCTGTCTGAAAGTCACACCGAATTGAACATCGTAGGCGATCAGGTTGGCGGTCCGACTTCGGCTGCGGACATCGCAAATGCACTATTGGTTATGGCCCAAGCCATGGTTTCTGGGCAAACAGGCGGTACCTACCATTTTTCTGGTAAACCCAGCGCAAGCTGGGCCGAATTTGCCAACGAGATCTTTTTACAGGCGGGTCGACCGACCAAAGTCAGCGCCATCCCAACAATTGATTATCCGACGCCGGCAGCGCGTCCGCTGAACTCCCGACTGGATTGTTCAACTTTGGTTCAGGATTTTGGGATAAACGCGCCCGACTGGAAACACGCTTTGGCAGCGGTCTTAACAGATTTGGGCCAAAAAAGTGCCGCCCCCCTTTTTTATGAAGGAAAACAATTATGA
- the rfbB gene encoding dTDP-glucose 4,6-dehydratase: MKLIITGGAGFIGSAVVRQSVNQGIEVVNLDALTYASCLENVADVSASPLYCFEHADIRDRDALDRIFTEHEPDAVMHLAAESHVDRSIDGPADFVETNITGTFNMLEAARKYWETQGRPDGFRFHHISTDEVFGSLPDDPSVQFTEDTPYDPRSPYSASKASSDHLVRAWHETYGLPIVLTNCSNNYGPYHFPEKLVPVVIINALAGKPLPIYGNGKNVRDWLFVEDHADALLTVLNKGELGRSYNIGGENERTNLELVETICAILDEMQPRNSGRYGDLIEFVKDRPGHDARYAIDPTRIRNELGWRPSVTVEEGLKKTVQWYLENKDWWQALLNRDGVGKRLGTG; encoded by the coding sequence ATGAAGCTCATCATCACCGGAGGCGCTGGTTTCATCGGATCGGCTGTGGTTCGCCAATCGGTTAATCAGGGCATTGAGGTCGTTAATCTCGACGCTTTAACCTATGCTTCCTGCCTAGAAAATGTGGCAGATGTTTCTGCAAGCCCACTTTACTGTTTTGAGCACGCCGACATACGCGACCGAGATGCGCTTGACCGAATTTTCACCGAACATGAGCCCGATGCCGTGATGCATCTTGCTGCCGAAAGCCATGTCGACCGCTCGATCGACGGGCCAGCCGATTTCGTGGAAACCAACATCACCGGCACGTTCAACATGTTGGAAGCGGCCCGCAAATATTGGGAAACGCAAGGTCGACCCGACGGGTTTCGGTTCCACCACATTTCAACAGACGAGGTTTTCGGGTCCCTGCCCGATGATCCATCCGTCCAATTTACAGAAGATACGCCCTATGACCCGCGCAGCCCTTATTCGGCGTCGAAGGCATCGTCGGACCATCTGGTGCGTGCTTGGCATGAGACTTATGGCTTGCCGATTGTCCTGACGAACTGCTCAAACAACTACGGTCCATATCATTTCCCAGAGAAGCTGGTTCCGGTGGTCATCATCAACGCGTTGGCTGGGAAACCGCTTCCGATTTACGGCAACGGCAAGAACGTGCGCGACTGGCTTTTTGTCGAAGATCATGCAGATGCGCTTTTGACAGTGCTCAACAAAGGCGAGCTCGGCCGCTCCTATAATATCGGCGGCGAGAACGAGCGCACCAATTTGGAACTGGTCGAGACTATTTGCGCCATATTGGACGAAATGCAGCCCCGCAACAGCGGTCGGTATGGTGATCTGATCGAGTTTGTAAAAGATCGCCCGGGTCATGATGCACGCTATGCAATTGATCCAACACGCATTCGAAACGAATTGGGTTGGCGTCCTTCCGTCACGGTAGAGGAAGGCCTGAAGAAAACCGTCCAATGGTATTTGGAAAACAAGGATTGGTGGCAAGCGCTTCTAAACCGCGATGGTGTAGGAAAGCGGCTCGGTACGGGCTAG
- a CDS encoding class I SAM-dependent methyltransferase — protein sequence MFLPSEQIIEFFPEYRSTQIAWQGLTPIAAWAIIDLKPRRVVELGSYRGDSFFSFLQAAQSVSELEDLVAIDTWEGDQHTGAYVEDVHKQFHTELDSRKDPRARSIRDFFVNAAQQFKANSIDLLHIDGAHDYASVREDFETWLPKMAADGVVLFHDTMVKTEGFGVWQFWEELEQEYSGRCFNFTHSNGLGVLCLGTSTNGDFRNLSSLGAVEAGVLRDVMTFAGERVTKSTTFEAKLITRNGGEIGNEHVFARGLQRVALESARDVEAQFGLDQVAANLDRRVEQLVSQQSGDIFAALKPQLDEHARIVADARFEFLRKEHIGISANLRKVFKRNKQ from the coding sequence ATGTTCCTTCCTTCCGAGCAGATCATTGAGTTTTTTCCTGAATACCGGTCCACGCAGATAGCCTGGCAAGGTCTGACGCCAATCGCAGCCTGGGCAATCATAGACCTTAAACCGCGCCGTGTAGTCGAATTGGGGTCTTATCGAGGCGACAGCTTTTTTTCGTTCTTGCAAGCGGCGCAGAGCGTTTCAGAGCTTGAGGACCTCGTCGCCATTGACACGTGGGAAGGCGATCAGCACACCGGCGCTTATGTCGAAGACGTGCACAAGCAGTTTCATACTGAACTTGACAGCCGCAAGGATCCGCGGGCGCGGTCCATTCGGGATTTCTTTGTAAATGCCGCCCAGCAGTTCAAGGCTAACTCCATCGACCTTCTGCACATTGATGGGGCCCATGACTATGCTTCGGTCCGCGAAGATTTCGAAACTTGGCTTCCAAAAATGGCAGCGGATGGCGTCGTTCTGTTTCATGACACTATGGTAAAAACAGAAGGGTTTGGTGTCTGGCAGTTCTGGGAAGAGCTTGAACAAGAATACTCTGGGCGCTGCTTCAATTTTACCCACTCAAACGGCTTGGGTGTCTTGTGTCTTGGGACCAGCACAAATGGTGATTTTCGCAACCTTAGCTCGCTTGGCGCTGTTGAGGCCGGTGTATTGCGAGACGTCATGACATTTGCCGGCGAGCGGGTAACAAAGTCGACCACATTTGAGGCCAAACTGATCACCCGAAACGGCGGTGAGATTGGCAACGAGCACGTGTTCGCGCGTGGGCTGCAGCGCGTCGCCTTAGAATCTGCCCGCGATGTTGAAGCCCAGTTCGGTCTGGATCAGGTCGCAGCAAACCTTGATCGTCGCGTCGAGCAACTGGTCAGCCAACAGTCTGGTGACATCTTCGCTGCACTCAAACCACAGCTTGATGAACACGCTCGGATTGTAGCCGACGCGCGGTTCGAATTCTTACGCAAAGAACACATCGGAATCTCGGCAAATCTTAGAAAAGTGTTCAAAAGGAACAAACAGTAA
- a CDS encoding sulfotransferase family protein: MLSLISIHVPKTAGTNFTETLRLIYGKRIHFDYGTERDLTAARTCAPSILAKPEKFRKKFDVIHGHFHYPKYAEVFGDVPVLATLRHPVARVVSQYRHVALNGDRNNDRHRKIMDGEMDVVEFSKIRFIGNAQSEFLKDMPIERLAHAIIQEHFAETVEAFCEGVGFDPNHPKIQALVAKPINSREDRAWDTKAIPLDPAAYPLIEENCADDIILYNQALDRFVGK; this comes from the coding sequence ATGCTCTCACTCATTTCCATTCATGTCCCGAAAACGGCAGGCACCAACTTCACCGAGACACTTCGGTTGATCTATGGCAAGCGCATCCATTTTGACTATGGCACCGAACGGGATCTGACCGCCGCACGCACCTGTGCGCCAAGCATTCTTGCCAAGCCCGAGAAGTTTCGGAAAAAATTCGACGTTATTCACGGCCACTTTCACTATCCTAAATACGCTGAAGTGTTTGGCGACGTACCGGTTCTCGCAACTTTGCGGCATCCTGTTGCTCGCGTCGTCTCGCAGTACCGGCATGTCGCTTTGAATGGAGATCGAAACAATGATCGGCACCGTAAGATTATGGATGGTGAAATGGATGTGGTTGAATTCTCGAAAATCCGCTTTATCGGAAATGCCCAGTCCGAGTTCCTAAAGGATATGCCAATCGAACGTCTCGCCCATGCCATTATTCAGGAACATTTTGCCGAGACCGTAGAAGCCTTTTGCGAAGGGGTTGGTTTTGATCCAAACCACCCCAAAATTCAGGCTTTGGTCGCCAAACCCATAAATTCACGTGAAGACAGGGCTTGGGACACTAAGGCTATCCCGCTTGATCCAGCGGCCTATCCGTTGATCGAAGAAAACTGTGCTGACGACATCATACTTTATAATCAAGCGCTTGACCGCTTTGTTGGCAAATAG
- a CDS encoding GSCFA domain-containing protein translates to MTKVEKDLAPIYVVSSDDQKPEPHITSYDKIRENRRQNKYNRWIDTGNDERAAQQRFKEDFFFVGSLPKFKLKRTDKFFGIGSCFARNIERELSAQGMTCLTEGTNIPQEFYTAKRDPRAAMNKFNIPSMIDEVERTFNPEHKEPGRYIEVGLNKYFDPATSGLGLLTLDQHAIVRDCIKETTLRLADADCVIITLGLVEAWFDRASGLYLNTSPHGRAMKLEIVREKASWIKKKPNRFVHMRPNFAFLRDKMHHLIKTISTHAPNAKIVISVSPVPLQATMTSDDVVASSTLSKSLLRVVAEDARDSFDHVDYFPSYEMVMSSPREHTWEDDEIHVKSDLVGQITRSFVDLWIE, encoded by the coding sequence ATGACCAAAGTCGAAAAAGATCTCGCGCCGATTTATGTGGTCAGTTCTGATGATCAGAAACCGGAGCCGCACATCACCTCCTACGACAAAATTCGAGAGAACAGGCGGCAGAACAAGTACAATCGCTGGATTGATACCGGCAACGACGAACGTGCGGCCCAGCAGCGCTTTAAGGAAGACTTCTTCTTCGTCGGAAGCCTTCCCAAGTTCAAGCTGAAGCGCACCGACAAATTCTTTGGTATCGGGTCCTGCTTTGCGCGCAACATCGAACGAGAACTGTCCGCACAAGGTATGACGTGCCTGACAGAAGGCACCAACATCCCACAGGAATTCTACACCGCCAAGCGCGACCCGCGGGCTGCGATGAACAAGTTCAATATCCCTTCGATGATCGATGAAGTGGAGCGGACATTTAATCCGGAACACAAAGAACCGGGTCGCTATATCGAAGTCGGACTAAACAAATACTTTGATCCTGCGACATCGGGATTGGGGCTTCTAACCCTCGATCAACACGCAATTGTTCGCGACTGCATCAAAGAAACGACTTTGCGCCTCGCCGATGCGGACTGCGTGATTATCACGCTGGGCCTTGTCGAAGCATGGTTTGACCGCGCATCCGGTCTGTATCTCAACACGTCGCCTCATGGACGCGCGATGAAGCTTGAAATAGTGCGTGAGAAGGCGTCTTGGATAAAGAAAAAGCCAAATCGCTTCGTTCACATGCGTCCAAACTTCGCGTTCCTGCGGGACAAGATGCATCACCTGATCAAAACGATCAGCACCCATGCGCCCAACGCCAAGATTGTCATCTCTGTGTCGCCTGTGCCGTTGCAAGCCACTATGACCTCAGACGATGTCGTCGCGTCGTCGACTTTGTCGAAAAGCCTTCTTCGCGTCGTCGCGGAAGATGCGCGCGACAGCTTCGATCACGTCGACTACTTCCCGTCCTATGAGATGGTCATGAGTTCTCCGCGTGAACACACTTGGGAAGACGATGAAATCCACGTCAAGTCAGATCTTGTCGGACAAATCACACGCTCGTTTGTCGACTTGTGGATCGAATGA
- a CDS encoding GSCFA domain-containing protein, whose product MTKVEKDLAPIYVVSSDDQKPEPHITSYDKIRENRRQNKYNRWIDTGNDERAAQQRFKEDFFFVGSLPKFKLKRTDKFFGIGSCFARNIERELSAQGMTCLTEGTNIPQEFYVGDRDARSAMNKFNIPSMIDEVERTFNPKHKEPGRYIEVGQDEYFDPATSGVKLLPLDQHAIVRESVKKTTLRLAEADCVIITLGLVEAWFDRASGLYLNTSPHPRAMQAEIRREKKGWIRKKPNRFVHMRPNFAFLRDKMHHLIKTISTHAPNAKIVISVSPVPLQATMTSDDVVASSTLSKSLLRVVAEDARDSFDHVDYFPSYEMVMSSPREHTWEDDEIHVKSDLVGQITRSFVDLWIE is encoded by the coding sequence ATGACCAAAGTCGAAAAAGATCTCGCGCCGATTTATGTGGTCAGTTCTGATGATCAGAAACCGGAGCCGCACATCACCTCCTACGACAAAATTCGAGAGAACAGGCGGCAGAACAAGTACAATCGCTGGATTGATACCGGCAACGACGAACGTGCGGCCCAGCAGCGCTTTAAGGAAGACTTCTTCTTCGTCGGAAGCCTTCCCAAGTTCAAGCTGAAGCGCACCGACAAATTCTTTGGTATCGGGTCCTGCTTTGCGCGCAACATCGAACGAGAACTGTCCGCACAAGGTATGACGTGCCTGACAGAAGGCACCAACATCCCACAGGAATTCTATGTTGGCGACCGTGACGCACGTTCGGCAATGAATAAGTTCAACATCCCTTCGATGATCGATGAGGTGGAGCGGACATTTAATCCGAAACACAAAGAACCGGGTCGCTATATCGAAGTCGGGCAAGACGAATATTTTGATCCAGCGACGTCAGGCGTAAAACTTCTGCCACTCGACCAACATGCAATTGTCAGAGAGAGCGTTAAGAAAACCACATTGCGCCTTGCCGAGGCCGACTGCGTGATCATCACGCTGGGGCTTGTCGAAGCATGGTTTGACCGCGCATCCGGTCTGTATCTCAACACGTCGCCGCACCCTCGCGCGATGCAAGCGGAAATCCGGCGCGAAAAGAAGGGTTGGATAAGGAAAAAGCCAAATCGCTTCGTTCACATGCGTCCAAACTTCGCGTTCCTGCGGGACAAGATGCATCACCTGATCAAAACGATCAGCACCCATGCGCCCAACGCCAAGATTGTCATCTCTGTGTCGCCTGTGCCGTTGCAAGCCACTATGACCTCAGACGATGTCGTCGCGTCGTCGACTTTGTCGAAAAGCCTTCTTCGCGTCGTCGCGGAAGATGCGCGCGACAGCTTCGATCACGTCGACTACTTCCCGTCCTATGAGATGGTCATGAGTTCTCCGCGTGAACACACTTGGGAAGACGATGAAATCCACGTCAAGTCAGATCTTGTCGGACAAATCACACGCTCGTTTGTCGACTTGTGGATCGAATGA
- a CDS encoding sulfotransferase, translated as MEVYQANSPRTIIHIGPPKTGTTTVQENVLAKLSSICFLGKPWWNPEIPYDKCVGLHRAIDSVTKTDRSSFDETAAKQAVAEWLEHAPDAQKQSDGSYLPRFLSEERLCITDNVDYSEIARRLAVLFPNSEVVYVRRDPVGGLRSSHRWLYARAWTNLSFSKWLDQVLFNPTFDHRDVAVRYYDWQLIENSFGAHFKTVRAVDFSLLRKDSTEFLRQLLDTDSDEIDQFAAVTNQPLNVSQNRAVSELHRAAKKSIRLWNRLPFGKIDEKPEYLGDTPFWQKVEKPLRRLSWGNKKLAMSDADKQKIARYYASRNALPPATQAGKVDQQASQPGK; from the coding sequence ATGGAAGTCTATCAGGCCAACTCCCCTCGGACTATTATCCACATCGGCCCCCCCAAGACAGGGACAACCACTGTACAAGAGAATGTGCTGGCAAAGCTATCGTCCATTTGTTTCTTGGGAAAGCCATGGTGGAATCCAGAAATACCGTATGACAAGTGTGTCGGACTGCATCGGGCAATCGACAGTGTCACAAAGACGGATCGATCCTCATTTGATGAAACGGCGGCTAAACAAGCAGTGGCAGAATGGTTAGAGCACGCACCCGATGCACAAAAGCAGTCCGATGGCTCTTATTTACCCAGATTTCTGTCCGAAGAGCGCCTCTGCATCACAGATAATGTTGATTATAGCGAAATAGCGCGCCGCCTCGCTGTTCTTTTCCCGAATAGCGAAGTGGTCTACGTGCGACGTGATCCAGTCGGAGGGCTTCGCAGCTCGCATCGGTGGCTATACGCTAGGGCGTGGACCAACTTGAGTTTCTCAAAGTGGCTTGATCAGGTTTTGTTCAATCCAACTTTTGACCACCGGGACGTCGCTGTTCGTTATTACGATTGGCAGTTGATTGAAAATAGTTTTGGCGCGCATTTCAAAACGGTGCGGGCGGTCGATTTCTCTTTGTTGCGCAAAGACAGTACCGAATTCTTACGCCAGTTATTGGATACCGACTCCGACGAAATCGATCAATTTGCGGCTGTGACTAACCAACCGCTTAACGTATCGCAAAACCGCGCTGTGTCAGAGCTGCACCGCGCTGCCAAGAAATCAATCCGCCTATGGAACAGGTTGCCTTTTGGAAAAATAGACGAGAAGCCGGAATACTTGGGAGATACACCCTTCTGGCAAAAGGTCGAAAAACCGCTTCGACGTTTATCATGGGGCAACAAGAAGCTTGCGATGTCAGACGCCGACAAACAGAAGATCGCCCGCTACTACGCATCGCGCAATGCCCTTCCGCCTGCGACCCAAGCAGGTAAGGTTGACCAACAAGCCAGCCAGCCCGGAAAATAA
- a CDS encoding ABC transporter ATP-binding protein, translated as MIQIRNLWKTYYVKGTPKVVANGLNLTFPSGLSVGLFGRNGAGKSTLLRMIAGVEDPDKGSIASDGTISWPVGFSGSFHGELTGAQNARFVARVYGVDTDELIAFVEDFAELGAHFHAPFRTYSSGMRSRLAFGLSMGIQFDTYLVDEVTSVGDAAFRARSTELLKQRIGNSAAIIVSHSMPLMKQLCDVGIVMINGHAKYYQDIDKAIDVHEAAMKGNVPDWLPR; from the coding sequence ATGATCCAAATCCGCAACCTGTGGAAAACCTATTATGTTAAGGGGACTCCCAAAGTTGTCGCAAACGGCCTGAACCTTACGTTCCCTTCCGGCCTGTCTGTAGGGCTGTTTGGTCGAAACGGTGCAGGAAAGTCGACGTTGCTGCGGATGATCGCGGGGGTGGAGGATCCCGATAAAGGTTCGATCGCCTCTGATGGCACGATATCTTGGCCGGTTGGTTTCTCGGGCAGTTTTCATGGCGAACTCACTGGTGCTCAGAACGCCCGATTTGTTGCAAGGGTATATGGGGTCGACACTGATGAGTTGATCGCTTTCGTCGAAGATTTTGCCGAACTGGGGGCGCATTTCCACGCCCCCTTTCGCACCTATTCGTCTGGTATGCGGTCACGGCTGGCGTTTGGTCTGTCCATGGGCATTCAGTTTGATACCTACTTGGTCGACGAGGTGACGTCTGTTGGTGATGCAGCCTTTCGTGCGCGGAGCACTGAGTTGCTGAAGCAACGCATCGGCAATAGCGCGGCGATCATCGTTTCTCATTCCATGCCGCTCATGAAACAGCTCTGCGACGTCGGAATCGTCATGATCAACGGCCACGCCAAATATTACCAGGATATTGATAAGGCGATCGACGTCCACGAAGCCGCAATGAAGGGAAATGTCCCCGATTGGTTGCCGCGCTAG
- a CDS encoding sugar transporter, whose amino-acid sequence MRKRHRRIVRSFLFVVLAPLAISAWYLFAFAKDQYASYVAFSVRSEDVSSAIDLLGGLSAFGSGGSEDADILYEFIQSRELVDVIDKELDLRSMFSAPYSTDPVFAYANDGTIEDLTKYWGRMVKIFYDSGTGLIELRVHAFTPTDAKNIANSIFTNSSAMINDLSAIAREDATRYAREELDRAVERLKVARQAVTEYRSRNQIVDPEAEIGAQTGMMIALQTKLSDALIAFDLLSESANTNDPRIAQAELRIEVIRQRIDEERLKFGVGSNGEVDYPTLVGEYERLAVDREFAEQTYLAALAAHDAALTEAQRKSKYLAAYIKPTLAERAEYPERGLLLALVGLFLFFSWAIAALVYYAIKDRR is encoded by the coding sequence ATGCGCAAACGGCACCGCCGCATCGTGCGCAGCTTCCTGTTTGTAGTCTTGGCACCATTGGCGATCTCGGCTTGGTATCTGTTTGCTTTTGCGAAGGACCAGTATGCTTCATACGTCGCCTTTTCGGTGCGATCCGAAGATGTAAGCTCGGCAATTGATTTGTTGGGTGGCCTTAGTGCGTTCGGGTCGGGTGGCTCGGAAGACGCAGATATTCTGTATGAATTTATTCAGAGTCGAGAGTTGGTGGACGTGATCGACAAAGAGCTCGACCTGCGAAGCATGTTTTCTGCGCCCTACTCGACCGACCCTGTATTCGCATATGCGAATGACGGCACTATCGAAGATTTGACCAAATATTGGGGGCGCATGGTCAAAATCTTTTATGACAGCGGCACAGGCCTGATCGAGTTACGGGTCCATGCGTTTACGCCGACGGACGCGAAAAACATCGCTAACAGTATTTTTACCAACAGCTCCGCGATGATCAACGACCTCAGTGCAATCGCCCGCGAGGATGCGACGCGTTATGCGCGCGAGGAGCTTGACCGCGCTGTCGAACGCCTGAAAGTGGCCCGGCAAGCTGTAACCGAGTATCGATCCCGCAATCAAATTGTTGATCCTGAAGCAGAAATTGGGGCGCAAACCGGCATGATGATTGCGCTACAGACAAAGCTGTCAGACGCGTTGATCGCTTTCGATCTGCTCAGTGAAAGTGCGAATACCAATGACCCACGTATAGCGCAGGCCGAGTTGCGAATTGAAGTCATTCGGCAACGCATTGACGAAGAGCGTTTGAAATTCGGTGTCGGCAGCAACGGGGAAGTAGATTACCCCACCCTTGTTGGTGAGTACGAGCGCCTTGCAGTGGATAGAGAATTTGCCGAGCAGACCTATCTGGCCGCACTTGCTGCACATGATGCCGCGCTGACCGAGGCGCAGCGAAAAAGCAAATATCTCGCGGCCTACATCAAGCCTACCCTCGCCGAGCGGGCTGAATATCCCGAACGGGGGTTGCTACTTGCACTGGTCGGGCTGTTCCTGTTCTTCTCATGGGCCATCGCCGCGCTGGTTTATTATGCCATCAAGGATCGCCGCTGA
- a CDS encoding ABC transporter permease yields MSFSAAGLHARSFKTFRTIFALMMREMVTTYGRSPGGYLWAILEPVGGLTVMSIAFSMAFSSPALGNNFPLFYATGFLPFMMYSDLAGKLGKSLIFSKPLLFYPSVTYLDALVARFLLNGLTHLMVLYILLFSIITIFDTGNILTYPSILNAVCMALAFGFGVGVFNCFLLARFSIWERVWGIITRPLFIISSIFFLMESLPSQARDILWYNPLVHIVGVMRRGVYATYDATWASPIYVYGISMVLTFIGLVFLARYHRELLNSR; encoded by the coding sequence ATGAGCTTTTCGGCCGCAGGACTTCACGCGCGGAGTTTCAAAACCTTCCGCACCATTTTCGCACTGATGATGCGGGAAATGGTTACGACCTATGGCCGTTCTCCGGGTGGTTACCTTTGGGCGATACTTGAGCCGGTCGGCGGGCTCACGGTGATGTCGATTGCATTCTCAATGGCGTTTTCCTCACCGGCCTTAGGGAACAATTTCCCTTTGTTTTATGCGACGGGATTTCTTCCGTTTATGATGTATTCCGACCTTGCCGGAAAACTTGGAAAATCACTTATTTTCTCAAAACCTTTACTGTTCTACCCGTCGGTGACCTATCTTGATGCGCTCGTCGCTCGATTTCTTCTGAATGGATTAACGCACCTTATGGTGCTTTACATCCTGCTGTTCTCGATCATCACTATTTTCGATACAGGAAATATCCTGACTTATCCGTCGATCCTGAACGCCGTTTGTATGGCGCTTGCATTTGGATTCGGAGTCGGTGTCTTTAACTGTTTTTTACTTGCGCGCTTCTCAATTTGGGAGCGGGTTTGGGGAATTATCACGCGGCCTCTTTTTATCATCTCGTCGATTTTTTTCCTGATGGAAAGCCTGCCTTCACAAGCTCGAGATATCCTTTGGTATAATCCTCTGGTCCACATCGTCGGCGTAATGCGACGTGGTGTCTATGCGACCTATGATGCCACATGGGCCAGCCCCATATATGTTTATGGCATTTCAATGGTTTTGACATTTATTGGTCTGGTCTTCTTGGCACGATATCATCGTGAACTGTTGAACAGCCGCTAG